The Heyndrickxia vini genome contains a region encoding:
- a CDS encoding Leu/Phe/Val dehydrogenase: MDFFQKIYNHEQVVICNDPKTGLKAIIAIHNTTLGPATGGCRMYPYQTFEHALNDALRLSKGMTYKCVAADVDFGGGKTVIIGDPVKDKTPELFRSLGQYIDSLNGRYYTGTDMGTTPEDFVHAMKETNCIVGLPEEYGGSGDSSIPTAQGVIYGIRATNETLYGSNEIGDKTYSIQGLGKVGFKVAETLLEAGASLYVTDINLEAIDALLKRAKEIGNLSVKVVSGNDIYAVEADAFVPCALGGVINDDTIEVLKAKAIVGSANNQLLDDNHGDLLKKKNILYAPDYIVNAGGLIQVSDELYGPNKNRVIRKTKAIYNSLLEIYRNADNKNISTIESANQFCEQKIEVRKNRNSFFSHHKRPKWEIRH; encoded by the coding sequence ATGGATTTTTTTCAAAAAATTTATAATCATGAACAAGTTGTTATTTGCAACGATCCTAAAACAGGACTGAAAGCGATTATTGCGATACATAATACTACTCTCGGACCAGCAACAGGAGGCTGCCGCATGTATCCTTATCAAACATTCGAGCATGCTTTAAACGACGCACTTCGTCTATCGAAAGGTATGACTTATAAGTGTGTAGCAGCCGATGTTGATTTCGGAGGCGGTAAAACGGTCATTATTGGTGACCCTGTTAAAGATAAAACGCCGGAATTATTCAGGTCATTAGGTCAATACATTGATTCTTTAAATGGCCGTTATTATACAGGGACAGATATGGGGACGACACCAGAGGATTTTGTGCATGCGATGAAAGAAACAAACTGTATCGTCGGATTACCGGAGGAATATGGTGGAAGTGGCGATTCTTCCATACCAACAGCACAAGGGGTAATTTACGGAATAAGAGCTACAAATGAAACACTTTATGGTTCCAATGAAATTGGTGATAAAACCTATTCAATTCAAGGTTTAGGCAAGGTGGGCTTTAAAGTAGCAGAAACATTACTCGAAGCGGGTGCATCACTTTACGTGACAGATATCAATTTGGAAGCAATTGATGCTCTTTTAAAACGTGCAAAGGAAATTGGAAATCTTAGTGTAAAAGTAGTATCGGGAAATGATATTTATGCTGTAGAAGCAGATGCTTTTGTCCCATGTGCGCTTGGTGGCGTTATTAATGATGATACAATTGAAGTATTAAAGGCTAAAGCCATTGTTGGATCAGCAAACAATCAACTGTTAGATGATAATCATGGAGACCTGCTTAAAAAGAAGAATATTTTGTATGCACCAGATTATATTGTTAATGCGGGTGGGCTTATTCAAGTATCCGATGAGCTTTACGGTCCAAATAAAAATAGAGTAATTAGAAAAACAAAAGCAATCTATAATTCCTTGCTAGAAATCTATCGGAATGCTGACAATAAAAATATTTCAACAATCGAATCAGCAAATCAATTTTGCGAGCAAAAAATTGAAGTAAGAAAAAACAGAAACAGCTTCTTTTCACATCACAAACGGCCAAAATGGGAAATACGGCATTAA
- a CDS encoding thioesterase family protein, whose translation MKEGMEIGQTATMEFEVTPNMFAGFEGKVVHEAYSTVSMVYHMEWVSRKIILPYLEDHEEGMGGAVSIKHIAPTTSNTKVRIKATLIDLKNNIVITRTEAWNDQGLIGHGEVKQVILPKEKIAQMINDSKKVTEA comes from the coding sequence TTGAAGGAAGGCATGGAAATTGGGCAAACGGCTACGATGGAATTCGAGGTAACGCCAAACATGTTTGCTGGTTTTGAAGGAAAAGTAGTACATGAGGCATATTCTACCGTATCGATGGTTTATCATATGGAATGGGTTTCAAGGAAAATTATCCTTCCTTATTTAGAAGATCATGAAGAAGGAATGGGTGGGGCAGTTAGTATTAAACATATTGCACCTACTACTTCAAACACCAAAGTAAGGATAAAAGCGACATTAATAGACTTAAAGAATAATATTGTAATCACAAGGACAGAAGCATGGAACGATCAAGGTTTAATTGGCCATGGAGAGGTAAAACAAGTCATTTTGCCAAAAGAAAAAATTGCCCAAATGATTAATGACTCAAAAAAAGTTACAGAAGCGTAA
- a CDS encoding ABC transporter ATP-binding protein produces the protein MLHLQQINKIFNEGTSDEKIALDQINLTLEKGDFVTVIGSNGAGKSTLMNMISGVLSPDVGKIQIENKDVTRLPEFKRSKFIGRVFQDPMAGTAPSMTIEENLAMAFSRNKSRTLRKGVDKNRKEFFKDSLKALHLNLENRLNAKVGLLSGGERQALSLLMATFTRPSILLLDEHTAALDPSRARLITDLTKELVDKDQLTTIMVTHNMQQALDLGNRLIMMDKGQIILEVKEEEKKKLTIDLLMKEFQKIRGESMLSDKTLLSID, from the coding sequence TTGCTCCACCTCCAACAGATTAACAAAATTTTTAATGAAGGAACCTCAGATGAAAAAATTGCTTTAGATCAAATCAATTTAACGTTAGAGAAAGGCGATTTTGTAACGGTAATCGGGAGTAATGGCGCTGGGAAATCTACATTAATGAATATGATTTCAGGCGTCTTATCACCTGATGTTGGGAAAATACAAATTGAAAATAAAGATGTTACGAGATTACCAGAATTTAAACGTTCGAAATTTATCGGCAGAGTATTTCAAGATCCAATGGCAGGCACAGCCCCATCGATGACAATCGAAGAGAATCTTGCAATGGCCTTTTCACGTAATAAATCTCGTACATTAAGAAAAGGCGTGGATAAGAATAGAAAGGAATTTTTTAAAGATTCATTAAAAGCACTTCATTTAAATTTAGAAAACCGTTTAAATGCTAAAGTTGGTCTTCTTTCAGGAGGAGAACGGCAAGCACTTTCATTGTTAATGGCAACGTTTACACGACCATCCATTCTATTATTAGATGAACATACAGCAGCACTTGACCCGTCACGTGCAAGACTTATCACCGATTTAACGAAGGAATTAGTAGATAAAGATCAGCTAACGACGATTATGGTCACCCATAATATGCAACAGGCACTCGATTTAGGAAATCGCCTAATTATGATGGATAAAGGACAAATCATTCTTGAAGTGAAAGAAGAAGAAAAAAAGAAACTAACGATTGATTTATTAATGAAAGAGTTTCAGAAAATTCGTGGTGAAAGCATGTTGAGTGATAAAACACTTCTTTCCATAGACTAA
- a CDS encoding ABC transporter permease, with the protein MFATIFGSVEQGIIYAIMALGVYLSFRVLDFPDLTVDGSFVTGSSVAATMIVLGYNPILATFAAIIAGFIAGCITGILHTKGKINPLLSGILMMIALYSINLRIMGTSSNTSVGRPNIPLLNSETILTKFTHFWQPLGIDQWLNKIIGSTGIQYLPSTWGIAIFMFIITLLIKWITDRFLQTEVGLALRATGDNQRMIRSLSANTDSLIILGLGISNALVALSGALIAQYAKFSDINLGIGMIIVGLASVIIGEAIFGTKTIVRTTFAVITGAIIYRVILGLALRVKFLDTGDMKLITAIIVTLALVFPKILEKQREKRRKAKRYSELITIKKGDDIAPPPTD; encoded by the coding sequence ATGTTTGCAACGATATTTGGCTCAGTAGAGCAAGGAATCATCTATGCAATCATGGCACTTGGAGTATATCTTTCATTCCGAGTGCTTGATTTTCCAGATCTTACGGTAGACGGGAGTTTCGTAACTGGAAGTTCGGTTGCTGCAACGATGATTGTTTTAGGCTATAACCCAATCCTAGCAACATTTGCAGCTATTATTGCCGGTTTTATTGCTGGATGTATCACCGGAATTTTACATACGAAAGGAAAAATCAATCCACTCCTATCTGGAATATTAATGATGATTGCGCTCTACTCCATTAACTTACGAATTATGGGAACATCGTCTAATACATCTGTAGGAAGACCGAATATCCCACTATTAAATTCTGAAACAATATTAACAAAGTTTACTCACTTTTGGCAGCCTTTAGGTATTGATCAATGGCTGAATAAAATAATAGGATCTACAGGAATTCAGTACTTACCATCCACTTGGGGAATCGCAATTTTCATGTTCATTATTACATTACTCATCAAATGGATTACTGATCGTTTTTTACAAACGGAAGTTGGTCTTGCTTTACGTGCTACAGGTGATAATCAAAGAATGATTCGTAGTCTTTCAGCGAATACGGACTCATTAATTATCCTAGGATTGGGAATTTCGAATGCATTAGTTGCCTTATCCGGTGCATTAATTGCCCAATACGCAAAATTTTCGGATATCAATTTAGGAATTGGGATGATTATTGTTGGTCTTGCCTCAGTTATTATCGGAGAAGCGATTTTCGGAACAAAAACGATTGTCAGGACAACATTTGCTGTGATCACAGGGGCTATTATTTATCGAGTGATCCTCGGTTTAGCACTTCGGGTTAAATTTTTGGATACGGGTGATATGAAATTAATAACAGCAATTATTGTGACATTGGCATTAGTTTTTCCTAAAATACTTGAAAAGCAAAGAGAAAAACGTCGAAAGGCGAAAAGATATTCTGAATTGATTACGATAAAGAAAGGTGATGACATTGCTCCACCTCCAACAGATTAA
- a CDS encoding ABC transporter substrate-binding protein, translating into MRLSWKKSAIVLFSAILLASCGSQSEKKTTGGEASSGDSKPQEKTYKIGVTQIVEHPSLNAAFDGFKKAIEESGLKVEYDIQNAQNDNSANTSIASNLVSSNVDLIFANSTPSAQAVASATKDIPIIFTSVTDPVGAELVSSMEQPGANVTGTIDTHPDAIPNTLKFMKEQLNMKKVGMVFNSGEQNSRAQVDNVKKLAKDIGLSIVEASASTSAEVKQATESLVGKVDGLYIISDNTVVSALESVVSVANDNKLPMMAAEFDSVKRGALGAYGFEYADIGYEAGKMAVQILKGEKKPADLPVQLPQNLKLVINKKTAETIGREVKEDWKAEFSE; encoded by the coding sequence ATGAGATTAAGTTGGAAAAAAAGCGCAATCGTTTTATTCAGTGCAATACTTTTGGCCTCGTGTGGATCGCAAAGTGAGAAGAAAACTACAGGAGGGGAAGCAAGCAGTGGTGACTCAAAACCGCAAGAGAAAACGTATAAGATTGGTGTTACCCAAATTGTCGAGCATCCTTCTCTAAATGCTGCATTCGATGGATTTAAAAAGGCGATTGAAGAATCAGGTTTAAAAGTTGAATATGATATACAAAATGCTCAAAATGACAATAGTGCAAATACATCTATTGCAAGTAATTTAGTTAGTTCAAACGTAGATCTCATCTTCGCAAATTCAACACCTAGCGCTCAAGCTGTAGCTAGTGCCACCAAAGACATTCCAATAATATTTACTTCAGTGACAGACCCAGTCGGTGCCGAACTCGTTTCATCAATGGAACAACCCGGTGCAAATGTAACAGGAACGATAGATACCCACCCAGACGCTATTCCAAACACTTTAAAGTTTATGAAAGAACAATTAAATATGAAAAAAGTAGGCATGGTTTTCAACTCGGGCGAACAAAATTCACGTGCCCAAGTAGATAATGTTAAAAAACTAGCAAAAGACATTGGTTTAAGTATTGTGGAAGCTTCTGCGTCTACTTCAGCAGAGGTAAAACAAGCAACAGAATCACTTGTCGGAAAAGTAGATGGTTTATACATTATTTCTGATAATACAGTAGTTTCAGCATTAGAATCAGTCGTATCAGTTGCTAACGATAATAAATTGCCGATGATGGCAGCAGAGTTTGATTCAGTAAAAAGAGGAGCACTTGGTGCATACGGATTCGAATACGCTGATATTGGTTATGAAGCAGGGAAAATGGCTGTTCAAATATTAAAAGGTGAAAAGAAGCCAGCAGATTTACCGGTACAACTACCTCAAAATTTAAAATTAGTCATCAACAAGAAAACAGCCGAAACGATTGGACGTGAGGTTAAGGAGGACTGGAAGGCGGAATTTAGTGAGTAA
- a CDS encoding NAD(P)H-dependent flavin oxidoreductase has product MNYLTQLLGIELPIIQGGMGNISNAKLSAAVSNAGGLGTMGVGTMTPEKVEKMIREIGVLTNKPFAINLPINVNQHMQEMVSLIIKHKVPIVSLSAGNPAPLIPIFHHHDIKVIVVIASVKHAKKAETAGADIIVAEGFEAAGINSPFETTTMTLIPQIVDAVKIPVVAAGGIADGRGLLAAMALGAQGVQMGTRFVATKDAPFSQEYKSKLIDANDHQTIILGRSKGQVRRVLDDEYSSALLKNEKSYSLLEYMEATSEKRHLIGALEGNGTEGFMNSGQIAGMIHDEPTVSQLLEQMMSDCRKTLKNIENQLII; this is encoded by the coding sequence ATGAATTACTTAACACAATTACTCGGCATTGAGCTTCCAATTATTCAGGGAGGGATGGGGAATATTAGTAATGCTAAATTATCAGCTGCAGTCTCTAATGCTGGTGGATTAGGTACGATGGGGGTCGGAACGATGACTCCTGAGAAAGTGGAAAAGATGATCCGAGAAATAGGAGTGCTTACGAATAAACCTTTTGCGATCAATCTACCTATAAATGTGAATCAGCATATGCAAGAAATGGTTTCATTAATCATTAAACATAAAGTGCCCATTGTATCTTTATCAGCTGGAAATCCAGCACCATTGATTCCTATCTTCCATCATCACGATATAAAGGTAATAGTGGTCATAGCTTCTGTAAAGCACGCAAAAAAGGCAGAAACGGCTGGTGCAGATATTATCGTTGCAGAAGGGTTTGAAGCTGCCGGAATAAATTCTCCCTTTGAAACGACAACAATGACGCTTATTCCACAAATTGTTGATGCAGTAAAAATCCCGGTTGTTGCTGCGGGAGGCATTGCGGATGGGAGGGGATTGCTGGCTGCGATGGCTTTAGGTGCACAAGGAGTACAGATGGGGACTAGATTTGTTGCAACAAAGGACGCTCCTTTTTCACAAGAATATAAATCGAAGCTTATTGATGCAAATGATCATCAAACAATTATTCTTGGTCGTTCGAAAGGGCAAGTACGTAGGGTATTGGACGATGAGTATTCCTCTGCTCTCTTGAAAAACGAAAAAAGTTATTCTCTTCTTGAATACATGGAGGCTACAAGTGAGAAGCGTCATTTAATTGGAGCGCTTGAAGGAAACGGGACCGAAGGATTTATGAACAGCGGACAAATTGCAGGGATGATTCACGATGAACCAACCGTTAGTCAACTCCTTGAGCAGATGATGAGCGATTGTCGAAAAACGTTGAAAAACATTGAAAATCAACTAATTATATAA
- the paaX gene encoding phenylacetic acid degradation operon negative regulatory protein PaaX — protein MNGTLNTRSMIFTIYGDYIRHYGSEIWIGSLIKLLKEFGHNEQAVRAAISRMNKQGWVEARKERNRSYYYLTPRGIDRMEEAATRIFKLKKDKWDGKWTMLTYSIPEEKRAIRDELRKELVWSGFGSIANSCWISPNPLIKQVNKLVEKYEISDYVHIFLTEYQGPHENIRLVQDCWDISEINSQYKKFIDIYQKKYDQAKIGIQTGSMTPADCFVERTKLVHEYRKFLFIDPGLPEELLPKIWLGNQADQLFSDYYKELAVPAGEFFESVFSEGNHMHKKNKKYDIFQHPLLIEE, from the coding sequence ATGAATGGGACATTAAATACAAGATCAATGATTTTTACAATATATGGAGATTATATCCGGCATTATGGAAGTGAAATTTGGATTGGCAGTTTAATAAAGTTATTGAAAGAGTTTGGTCATAATGAACAGGCAGTTCGTGCAGCCATTTCCCGCATGAATAAGCAAGGATGGGTGGAAGCACGCAAAGAAAGGAATCGAAGCTATTATTATTTAACCCCGCGTGGCATCGACCGAATGGAGGAGGCTGCGACCCGGATCTTTAAATTAAAGAAAGATAAATGGGACGGGAAATGGACAATGCTAACTTATTCAATTCCTGAGGAGAAGCGAGCAATTCGGGATGAACTAAGGAAGGAATTAGTTTGGAGCGGTTTTGGAAGCATTGCGAATAGCTGTTGGATATCCCCTAATCCGCTAATTAAACAAGTAAATAAGCTTGTGGAAAAATATGAAATTAGCGATTACGTACATATTTTTCTGACAGAATATCAAGGTCCACACGAAAATATACGGTTAGTCCAGGATTGTTGGGATATATCCGAAATCAATTCACAGTACAAAAAGTTTATAGATATTTATCAAAAAAAATATGATCAAGCAAAAATAGGAATTCAAACTGGAAGTATGACACCTGCAGATTGTTTTGTAGAGAGAACAAAACTAGTTCATGAATACCGGAAATTTTTATTCATTGATCCCGGATTACCCGAGGAGTTACTTCCTAAAATATGGTTAGGAAATCAGGCGGATCAACTTTTCTCAGATTATTACAAGGAACTTGCAGTACCTGCGGGTGAGTTTTTTGAATCTGTTTTCAGCGAAGGAAATCATATGCATAAAAAGAATAAAAAGTACGATATATTTCAGCATCCTTTACTAATCGAGGAATAG
- a CDS encoding acetyl-CoA C-acyltransferase, whose amino-acid sequence MNNVVIIDAVRTPIGRYKGSLKNVRPDDLGAMVIHALLERNPKLPVNEIEEVVFGCANQAGEDNRNVARMSALLAGLPVETAATTINRLCGSGLDAVNYAARAISVGDGDIFIAGGTESMSRAPFVMAKPESDFPRGTMELFDTTIGWRFANDKLKQIYGIDSMPETAENVAKKYNITREEQDQFALLSQLKAKQAHEHGRFSDEIISIPTVDRKGKVTEVTLDEHPRPNSSYEALQKLKPLFSNGTVTAGNSSGVNDGASALLLMSETKAKKLGLTPLVKYKATAVAGLEPAVMGLGPIYATRKLLSRVNMTIKDINLIELNEAFASQSIECINQLEVNPELVNVNGGAIALGHPLGASGARILTTLIYEMKRRNTEVGLATMCIGVGQGIATIVENV is encoded by the coding sequence ATGAATAATGTTGTCATTATTGATGCGGTACGAACGCCAATCGGCAGATACAAAGGATCCTTAAAAAATGTTCGTCCGGATGATTTAGGAGCTATGGTAATTCATGCACTACTAGAAAGGAATCCTAAACTCCCAGTAAACGAGATTGAGGAAGTTGTATTTGGTTGTGCAAATCAGGCGGGAGAAGACAATAGAAATGTTGCTCGAATGTCCGCATTACTAGCAGGATTGCCGGTAGAGACAGCAGCAACAACGATCAATCGTTTATGTGGATCTGGTTTAGATGCAGTTAATTATGCCGCTAGAGCAATTTCCGTAGGAGATGGTGACATTTTTATTGCCGGTGGAACGGAAAGCATGTCAAGAGCCCCTTTTGTCATGGCAAAACCAGAGTCTGATTTTCCTAGAGGTACTATGGAATTGTTTGATACAACGATTGGCTGGCGTTTTGCAAATGACAAATTAAAGCAAATCTACGGAATAGATTCGATGCCGGAAACAGCAGAGAATGTAGCGAAAAAATATAACATCACGCGTGAAGAGCAGGATCAATTTGCCTTATTGAGTCAATTAAAGGCTAAACAAGCCCATGAGCATGGACGATTTTCTGATGAGATAATCTCTATTCCTACAGTTGATCGCAAAGGAAAAGTCACAGAAGTAACGTTGGATGAACATCCACGACCAAATTCAAGCTATGAAGCGTTACAAAAATTAAAACCGCTATTTTCCAATGGGACAGTTACAGCAGGGAATTCATCCGGAGTTAATGATGGTGCATCCGCATTACTTTTAATGAGTGAAACGAAAGCAAAGAAATTAGGGCTAACCCCGCTAGTTAAATATAAAGCAACAGCAGTAGCCGGACTGGAACCTGCTGTAATGGGACTTGGACCTATTTATGCGACTAGAAAATTGTTGTCTCGGGTTAATATGACGATAAAAGACATCAATCTAATAGAATTAAATGAAGCATTTGCCTCACAATCTATTGAATGCATCAACCAGCTTGAAGTAAATCCAGAACTGGTAAATGTAAATGGAGGGGCGATTGCTTTAGGGCATCCACTAGGTGCTAGTGGAGCAAGAATCTTAACGACATTAATATATGAGATGAAAAGGAGAAATACGGAAGTAGGTCTAGCTACGATGTGTATAGGGGTTGGCCAAGGAATTGCAACAATAGTGGAGAATGTATAG
- a CDS encoding enoyl-CoA hydratase-related protein yields MYETILYEMKNQVAWITLNRPDKLNAFNEQMKIEVRNALKDAAKNPEIRSIVISGAGRAFCSGQDLQAVKEDTDYGELLRKYYNPMIREMAAIEKPIIAAINGTAAGAGLSLALACDFRLASANASFIEAFIHVGLVPDSGNMYYLPRIVGHAKALELAILGEKISAEEAKNIGLITKVVPIEEWETTIAQFAEKLAKMPTKAIGLIKRYMNQSWDSNLQEVLDKEAYAQRIAGQSFDHKEGIDAFLNKRKPNFEGK; encoded by the coding sequence ATGTACGAAACAATCTTATATGAAATGAAAAATCAAGTCGCATGGATCACATTAAATCGACCTGATAAATTAAATGCATTTAATGAACAAATGAAAATAGAAGTAAGAAACGCACTGAAAGATGCTGCGAAGAATCCAGAGATAAGAAGTATTGTTATTTCAGGTGCGGGACGTGCCTTTTGTTCTGGTCAAGATCTTCAAGCAGTAAAGGAAGATACCGATTATGGTGAGCTTTTGCGAAAATACTATAATCCGATGATCAGAGAAATGGCTGCAATAGAAAAACCAATCATTGCAGCGATAAACGGAACTGCAGCAGGGGCAGGATTGAGCTTAGCACTTGCATGCGATTTTCGCTTAGCTTCTGCTAATGCAAGCTTTATCGAAGCATTTATCCATGTTGGTTTAGTACCCGATTCCGGAAATATGTATTATCTTCCTAGGATTGTCGGCCATGCAAAAGCACTAGAGTTAGCAATTTTAGGTGAAAAAATTTCGGCGGAAGAGGCAAAAAATATTGGATTAATTACAAAAGTTGTTCCTATCGAAGAATGGGAAACTACGATTGCTCAATTCGCAGAAAAATTAGCGAAAATGCCTACAAAGGCGATTGGTTTAATAAAACGTTATATGAATCAAAGCTGGGATTCCAATTTGCAAGAAGTATTGGATAAAGAGGCATATGCCCAAAGAATCGCAGGGCAATCCTTTGACCATAAAGAAGGAATCGATGCTTTCCTAAATAAAAGAAAACCTAATTTCGAAGGTAAGTAG
- a CDS encoding enoyl-CoA hydratase-related protein, producing MDNNLKFIQVETDENIGTIRLNRPEVLNALNRKMVNEIVRTIENMEKDEKVNVIVLYGNGKAFAAGADISEMANDAAIDLELLNQFADWDRLLQIKKPIIGAVHGFALGGGFELALACDLLFAAEDAKFGFPEINLAVMPGAGGTQRLTKLMGKTKALEWLWSGEMMTAVEAEQHGIINKRFPKELVIEETINYAKKIAEKPALSVRFIKEAVYKAIDNSLLEGMQYERKNFSLLFSTEDQKEGMKAFVEKRKPQFKGR from the coding sequence ATGGATAATAATCTGAAATTTATTCAGGTAGAAACGGATGAGAACATCGGGACCATCCGGCTTAATCGACCGGAAGTATTAAATGCACTCAATCGAAAAATGGTGAATGAAATTGTTCGGACGATCGAAAATATGGAAAAAGATGAAAAAGTCAACGTGATCGTTCTATACGGAAATGGTAAAGCATTTGCAGCCGGAGCAGACATAAGCGAAATGGCAAATGATGCGGCAATTGATCTTGAATTATTAAACCAGTTTGCAGATTGGGATCGTCTTTTACAAATAAAAAAACCAATTATCGGTGCTGTTCACGGTTTTGCATTAGGTGGTGGTTTTGAACTGGCTCTCGCTTGTGATCTCCTTTTTGCAGCAGAAGATGCTAAATTCGGATTTCCTGAAATTAATTTAGCTGTCATGCCAGGTGCAGGTGGGACGCAAAGGTTAACAAAGCTTATGGGGAAAACAAAAGCTTTGGAATGGCTTTGGTCAGGCGAGATGATGACGGCAGTTGAAGCTGAACAACACGGAATCATTAATAAACGTTTTCCGAAAGAACTTGTTATTGAAGAGACAATTAATTACGCGAAAAAAATAGCGGAAAAACCAGCTCTCTCTGTTCGATTCATTAAGGAGGCCGTGTATAAGGCTATCGACAATTCCCTGCTCGAAGGAATGCAATATGAGCGAAAAAACTTTTCATTATTATTTTCAACAGAAGATCAAAAAGAAGGCATGAAAGCATTTGTGGAAAAAAGAAAGCCGCAATTCAAAGGACGGTAG
- a CDS encoding EthD family reductase, which yields MYKMIALFKKPEDPASFDEHYFNTHMPITNQIPGLEKVEITKMSSSSPYYLMCVMYYASKEAFKEASKTPESKASGKDVMEFAGDIVTFMFGEDVNG from the coding sequence ATGTACAAAATGATCGCATTATTTAAAAAACCAGAGGATCCTGCAAGTTTTGATGAACATTACTTTAATACACATATGCCTATAACAAATCAGATTCCCGGCCTAGAAAAGGTGGAAATTACAAAAATGTCGAGTTCAAGTCCATACTACCTCATGTGTGTCATGTACTATGCGAGCAAGGAAGCATTTAAAGAAGCGTCTAAAACGCCTGAATCCAAAGCTTCCGGAAAAGATGTAATGGAATTTGCCGGAGATATAGTTACATTTATGTTTGGTGAAGATGTGAATGGATAA
- the paaD gene encoding 1,2-phenylacetyl-CoA epoxidase subunit PaaD yields the protein MTLNNELLIRVEKCLENVKDPEIPSVSVVDLGMIEEIKILDFNKIHIKALPTFLGCPALEIIRKNITEAILQISEVTSVEVEFIYHPPWTSDRISEDGKERLKQFGIAPPPVFNDEIQEWKVECPYCGSYYTTMENLFGPTACRSILYCKACKNPFEAMKPISNLM from the coding sequence TTGACATTAAATAATGAATTACTTATTCGAGTGGAAAAATGCTTAGAAAATGTGAAAGATCCGGAAATCCCATCAGTCAGTGTCGTTGATTTAGGAATGATTGAAGAAATAAAAATCTTGGATTTTAACAAGATTCATATTAAAGCGCTACCAACGTTTTTAGGATGTCCTGCATTGGAGATTATTCGAAAAAATATAACCGAGGCTATTTTACAAATAAGTGAAGTAACCTCTGTTGAAGTGGAATTTATTTATCACCCACCATGGACATCCGATCGAATATCTGAAGATGGCAAAGAAAGGCTAAAGCAATTTGGAATTGCTCCACCGCCAGTTTTCAATGATGAAATCCAGGAGTGGAAAGTCGAATGTCCCTATTGCGGCTCCTACTATACGACAATGGAAAACTTATTTGGACCAACCGCATGCCGCAGTATCCTATACTGCAAAGCATGCAAAAACCCATTTGAAGCAATGAAACCAATATCTAATCTAATGTAA